Proteins encoded by one window of Desulfovibrio ferrophilus:
- a CDS encoding chemotaxis protein CheX — MSIRYDVSFINPFLGAVINVLETMAMVQVTPGKPFVKTNRAATGDVTGLIGVTGFATGTMALTMSQGAILGIVTNMIGEEYTKINDEVADAVGELTNMISGQARRSLAENGMTFKASTPSVIVGKGHQVNHVGAGAILSIPFSTDGGDFIVEICFTKSEKIEEDAKAAPREKAAKAEPKPAPEPTPKPEQAPAAPQEDPEDDLLTDHFQNKQNS, encoded by the coding sequence ATGTCGATTCGTTACGACGTTTCTTTTATAAATCCATTCTTGGGCGCTGTTATCAACGTCCTGGAAACCATGGCAATGGTGCAGGTTACACCGGGCAAGCCGTTCGTGAAAACGAACCGGGCCGCGACCGGTGATGTCACCGGCCTCATTGGCGTGACGGGTTTTGCCACTGGCACCATGGCCCTGACCATGAGTCAGGGCGCGATTCTGGGTATCGTCACCAACATGATTGGTGAGGAATACACCAAAATCAACGACGAGGTGGCTGACGCAGTCGGTGAATTAACCAACATGATCTCCGGACAAGCCCGACGCAGCCTCGCCGAAAACGGCATGACCTTCAAGGCCTCCACTCCATCGGTCATTGTGGGCAAAGGCCACCAGGTCAACCACGTGGGAGCCGGAGCCATCCTGTCCATCCCCTTTTCCACGGATGGTGGCGACTTCATCGTGGAAATCTGTTTCACAAAATCCGAAAAGATCGAGGAAGACGCCAAGGCCGCCCCCCGCGAAAAAGCTGCCAAGGCGGAGCCGAAGCCCGCTCCCGAGCCAACGCCAAAGCCTGAGCAAGCCCCAGCAGCACCGCAGGAAGACCCCGAGGACGACCTGCTGACCGATCATTTTCAGAATAAGCAGAACAGCTAG
- a CDS encoding sigma-54-dependent transcriptional regulator — MANILIVDDDTMLVNALSQVLASMGHSADGATTLVEGLEMARGNGYELVILDVRLPDGNGLEALPRFREGPGAPEVIILTGAGDPDGAEMAIRSGAWSYITKPPTMNNIRLPVERAVEYRRNKKESGHKLLAEHGVVGESSAIKACLRRAAQGAGCDAAVLITGDTGTGKELVARAIHDNSRRKAGPFVVVDCAALPENLVESMLFGHEKGSFTGADRRYGGLVHQADGGTLFLDEVGELPLVVQRAFLRVLQDHRFRPVGGSKELTSDFRLLAATNRDLEDRVRQGLFREDLLFRIRGFSISLPSLADRDGDVKVLAGHFLKRFCGAMGIVPKGMSKDFLDALHRYSWPGNVRELMGAMEHSLASAEGEPNLLSRHLPTNVRVALARAGLGEEMSAQAPVWSIEPGEFPSLKDFRDSHLADLERFYLEEVMRHAGWKVAKAIEMSGLSRARLYALLKKYGVSRPRRSSFVGN; from the coding sequence ATGGCCAATATTCTTATTGTTGATGATGACACCATGCTTGTGAATGCCCTGAGCCAGGTGCTGGCCTCCATGGGGCATTCGGCGGACGGGGCAACAACCCTGGTCGAGGGCTTGGAAATGGCACGCGGCAATGGCTACGAGCTGGTCATCCTGGATGTGCGTCTGCCCGACGGCAATGGCCTGGAGGCCCTGCCTCGATTCCGTGAAGGGCCAGGAGCACCCGAGGTGATCATCCTGACAGGAGCGGGTGATCCCGACGGAGCGGAAATGGCCATTCGCTCTGGGGCCTGGAGCTACATCACCAAGCCACCGACCATGAACAATATCAGGCTGCCGGTGGAACGGGCGGTGGAATACCGTCGCAACAAGAAGGAAAGCGGACACAAACTACTGGCCGAGCACGGAGTCGTGGGTGAAAGCTCGGCCATCAAGGCCTGCCTGCGCCGGGCGGCTCAGGGCGCAGGATGCGACGCTGCGGTCCTCATTACCGGAGACACGGGCACGGGTAAGGAACTCGTGGCCCGCGCTATCCATGACAACAGCCGCCGCAAGGCCGGGCCTTTTGTGGTTGTGGACTGTGCCGCCCTGCCCGAGAATCTTGTGGAATCCATGCTCTTCGGCCATGAGAAGGGATCGTTTACCGGAGCTGATCGGCGTTATGGAGGGCTGGTGCATCAGGCCGATGGGGGCACTCTGTTCCTGGATGAAGTGGGGGAATTGCCTCTGGTGGTGCAGAGGGCGTTCTTGCGGGTATTGCAGGATCACCGTTTTCGCCCTGTGGGGGGTTCCAAGGAGCTGACCAGTGACTTCAGGCTGCTGGCCGCCACAAATCGGGACCTGGAGGACAGGGTCCGTCAGGGGTTGTTCCGCGAAGATCTGTTGTTCCGTATCCGGGGGTTTTCCATCTCGTTGCCGTCCCTTGCGGATCGGGATGGAGACGTGAAGGTTCTTGCCGGTCATTTTCTGAAGCGTTTTTGCGGAGCCATGGGCATTGTACCCAAGGGCATGTCCAAGGACTTTCTGGATGCCTTGCACCGTTACAGTTGGCCGGGCAATGTCCGCGAGCTGATGGGGGCCATGGAGCATTCCCTGGCTTCAGCCGAAGGAGAGCCAAACCTGCTGTCCAGGCACCTGCCCACCAATGTGCGGGTGGCTTTGGCCCGGGCCGGGCTGGGCGAGGAGATGTCAGCTCAGGCACCGGTCTGGAGCATCGAGCCCGGCGAGTTTCCGAGTCTCAAGGATTTTCGGGACAGTCATTTGGCTGACCTGGAGCGATTCTATCTGGAAGAAGTGATGCGCCACGCGGGCTGGAAGGTGGCGAAGGCCATTGAAATGTCGGGTTTGTCCAGGGCGCGACTCTATGCCCTGCTCAAGAAATACGGTGTGTCGCGGCCCCGCCGGTCTTCATTTGTCGGGAATTGA
- a CDS encoding hybrid sensor histidine kinase/response regulator encodes MASSKSSGFKARENPSRSEDWANLATATSFALLIAPDGTIIAANEAVARRLEIPLPQFVGSCIYDHFPGEAAERRRAMAKRAMESGAAQYYEDVSTSGNVLDTVIHPVLEQDGKITALAVFVTDVTGQQRIVHERLRMATAIEQAVEAVVIYDTTFSIRYVNQAFEEMTGYSQSEVRGQSGETLYQGIHQQKSLKLIRAAMDEGDAWTGRTFNTRKDGRVIQVEKTVSPIRGRFGVPLGWVSVWRDVTHVAVLEKQLRQAQKMEAIGTLAGGIAHDFNNILGPIILHAELGQTMLPEGSSARLSFSEILEAANRARELVDQILSLSRKHEADDPVLFRLSSICKECIKFLRPSLPATIAIVDDVKTEDDVILADPTQIHQVIMNLATNAGHAMRESGGTLTLAVQAVEMKQSMRTLFPDAEVGSYVMLTVKDTGQGMPEEHLERAFDPFFTTKKSIGTGLGLTVVHNIVARHGGAVRLESKAGVGTAFHVLLPRSSMVMPASVLAPDVGSMRGSGQILFVDDEAALRTSTSMALELLGYEVTCCASGQAAYDLFHEQPDGYALVLADVTMPGMTGLDLARRIMSEHPETRVVLTSGFSELINPEKAKEMGIGFLKKPYSTNALGLAVRDAIEPGGD; translated from the coding sequence ATGGCGAGCTCCAAATCATCAGGGTTCAAGGCGAGGGAAAATCCGTCGCGAAGCGAGGACTGGGCCAATCTGGCTACAGCGACCAGTTTTGCGCTGCTCATTGCGCCCGACGGAACCATCATCGCAGCCAACGAGGCCGTAGCTCGCAGGCTCGAAATTCCTCTGCCCCAGTTCGTGGGCAGTTGCATCTATGACCATTTTCCTGGCGAGGCGGCAGAGCGCAGGCGTGCCATGGCCAAGAGAGCCATGGAGTCGGGTGCGGCTCAGTATTATGAGGACGTATCCACCTCCGGCAATGTGCTGGATACGGTGATTCATCCCGTGCTGGAGCAGGACGGGAAGATCACGGCCCTTGCCGTGTTCGTGACCGATGTCACCGGGCAGCAGCGTATCGTGCATGAACGGTTACGCATGGCCACGGCCATTGAGCAGGCCGTGGAGGCCGTGGTTATCTACGATACCACGTTCAGCATTCGCTACGTGAACCAGGCCTTTGAGGAAATGACCGGCTATTCCCAAAGTGAGGTCCGCGGGCAGTCCGGGGAGACGTTGTATCAGGGGATTCATCAGCAGAAATCCCTGAAGCTCATCAGGGCAGCCATGGATGAGGGAGATGCCTGGACAGGCCGGACCTTCAATACCCGCAAGGACGGGCGCGTGATTCAGGTGGAAAAGACGGTGTCACCCATTCGCGGACGGTTCGGAGTACCCTTGGGATGGGTCAGTGTTTGGCGTGACGTAACCCACGTGGCCGTGTTGGAAAAACAGCTCAGGCAGGCCCAGAAAATGGAAGCCATAGGCACTTTGGCGGGAGGCATCGCTCATGATTTCAACAATATTCTGGGACCGATCATCCTGCATGCCGAGTTGGGGCAGACCATGCTTCCGGAGGGCAGTTCGGCACGCCTGAGCTTCTCGGAGATTCTGGAAGCAGCAAACCGGGCTCGTGAACTGGTGGACCAGATCCTCTCCCTGTCACGCAAGCATGAAGCCGACGACCCCGTCCTGTTCCGGCTGTCCAGTATCTGCAAGGAGTGCATCAAGTTCCTGCGGCCCTCACTGCCTGCCACCATCGCCATTGTGGATGACGTGAAAACCGAAGACGACGTCATTCTGGCGGACCCCACGCAGATCCATCAGGTGATCATGAATCTGGCAACCAACGCGGGTCATGCCATGCGCGAGAGTGGAGGGACATTGACCCTGGCGGTGCAGGCCGTGGAAATGAAACAGTCCATGCGCACGTTGTTCCCGGATGCCGAAGTAGGGAGTTACGTAATGCTGACCGTCAAGGACACCGGACAGGGCATGCCCGAGGAACATCTTGAGCGGGCCTTCGATCCCTTCTTCACGACCAAGAAGAGTATTGGCACGGGGCTGGGGCTGACAGTGGTGCATAATATCGTGGCCCGCCATGGTGGGGCCGTGCGCCTGGAGAGCAAGGCCGGTGTGGGCACGGCCTTTCATGTGCTTTTGCCGCGCAGTTCCATGGTTATGCCAGCATCGGTCCTGGCGCCCGATGTTGGTTCGATGCGAGGCAGTGGGCAGATCCTGTTTGTGGATGATGAGGCGGCCTTGCGTACGAGTACTTCCATGGCCCTTGAATTACTGGGGTATGAGGTGACGTGTTGTGCCAGCGGGCAGGCGGCCTATGACCTGTTCCATGAACAGCCTGACGGCTATGCCCTGGTGCTGGCGGATGTGACCATGCCCGGCATGACGGGGTTGGATCTGGCCCGGCGTATCATGAGCGAACATCCTGAAACGCGGGTGGTGCTGACCTCGGGCTTCAGTGAGTTGATCAATCCTGAAAAGGCCAAGGAAATGGGCATTGGGTTTTTGAAGAAACCCTACAGCACCAACGCGCTGGGCCTTGCTGTGCGCGATGCCATTGAACCGGGGGGCGATTGA